The genomic region CGGGGACGTTCGAGAAGCGCAGGATGGGATAGGTGCTCCAGTCGCGGCTCCGGATGCGCGTGGCGTCGAACGCCACCGACTCGCACAGCGACCACGACAGCGACTGGATGATGCCGCCTTCGGTCTGGTTGCGGATGCCGTCGGGATTCACCGCTTCGCCGCTGTCGATCGCCGCGACGACCCGGATCGGTCGGATGTGGCCGCTCTCGCGATCGGCTTCGACTTCCATCGCGATCGCGCAGTACGACGCATGGTTCTTGTACCGCGCATAACCGAAGCCGCGCCCGCGGCCGCGCTGCTTCTGGAACCTGCCCCAGCCGAAACGCTCCGCGGCGGCGGCGATCACGTCGCGCGCGCGCGGGTCGTCCATGTGCCGCAAGCGGAAATCGACCGGATCGACGCTTGCGGCGAGCGCGAGCTCGTCCATGAAGCTCTCGAGCGCGAACACGTTGTGATACGCGCCGAGCGCGCGCAGCGCCGACACGCGCAGCGGCATGGCGGGGATGAAGTGGTGGATGACGCGCGCGTTCGGAAAGGTGTAGCCCGGAATCGCGTTGCGGTCGCCGCCGCCGTTGGGCAGCGGGATCGGCTTGGGGACGGGCTGCGCGAACGGGTTCTCGATGAGCCACGCCGGCGCGAGGTTGCCCGCGGGCGCGGGCCGCTGGTTGTGGCCGTGGCTCCACACCTCGTAGTGCCACTCCGCGACCTTGCCGTTGTCGAGCTTCGCGCGCGCGTTCGAGATCATCATCGAGCCGTACGGCTCCCACGAGTGCTCGTCCTCGCGCATGTACTGGAGGCGCACCGGGCGGCCGGGAAGGGCCGAGGCGAGCAGCGCCGCGTCCGCGCCCGCGTCGTCCGCCGCGTTGTGACCGTAGCACCCGGAGCCTTCGACGTGGATCACGCGGATGCGCTCGGGCGGCATGCGCAGCATCTCGGCGATGGCGGCACGCAGCGGATAGGCGCCCTGCGTGTGCGACCAGACCGTCAGCATGCCGTTCTCGACCTGCGCGACCGCGCACGACGGGCCGATCGACCCGTGCATCTGGTAAGGCCTGCGATAGGTCGCGCTGATCGTGCCGGTGCCGATCGCGGTTTCAGCGGGGCCGCCGAGGTCGACGTAGTCTTCGGCCGGCAGCTTCTGGAACGCTCCGTAGGCATCGTTCGGCGGCAGCAGCGTCGCCTGCTCCTCCCACTTCGCCGCCTTCGCCAGCGCGCGCATCGCCTGCACCGCCTGGTATTCGCGCTCGGCGATCACCGCGAGATAGTTGCCGTTGCGCACGACCTTCACCACCCCGGGCATCTTCTCGACGCCGGAGTTGGCGATCGACACGAGCCTCGCCCTGTAGCTCGGCGGCCGCACGACGCGCGCGTGGACCATGTTCGGCAGCCTCAGGTCCTGCACGTACGCGAGCCCGCCGGTGACCTTCGCGGGGATGTCGACGCGCTGCATCGACTTGCCGATCACGCCGCGCGTGGTCCTCGCATCGCGCAGCGGCGAGTGCGGGCCCGCTTCGACGTGCAGCGTCTCGTTCGTGACGAGCTGGCCGTAGGTGACGCTGCGTCCGTCCCTGGCGCGGATCGCGCCGAGATGCACCGTGAGGTCGGCGGGCGGGACGTTGAGGCGTTCCGACGCGAGCTTCACCAGGATCGCGCGCACCTGGGACGCCGCATGCATGATCGCGGTCGCGCTCTGCTCCATCGACTGGCTGCCCGCGGTATAGCCTTCGTTCGCGGTGCGCGCGGTGTCTGCGGTGACGAGCGTGATCGAGCGCGGCTCGACGACGAGCTCTTCGGCGGCGACCTGGAGCAGCGCGGTCTTGATGCCTTGCCCGAGCTCGGCCTTGCCGGTGAACACGGTGATCCCGTTGTCGGCGTCGATGCGTATCCAAGCATCGAGCAAAGGCGTCGTCTTGAGACTGCCGGGGAGCCCGGGTGCTTTGGGCGGGCCTTCGCCCGCGAGCGCCAGCGCGGGCGCGATCGCGAAGCTCACCACGAGCGCGCCGCCGCGCGCGAGGAACTCGCGGCGGGTCAGCGGTTGCGTCACGAAATCGTTCATTTCGCGCCGCCGCCTTTCGCCTGCTTCATCAATCCCGCGGCGCGCTCGACCGCACGCAGGATGCGCATGTGCGTGCCGCAGCGGCAGAGGTTCGGGTTCATGTGCCGGCGGATCTCCGCCGGCGTCGGATTGGGATCGCTTTCGAGCAGCGCCTGCGCGCGCATCATCATCCCGGGGATGCAGTAGCCGCACTGCGCGGCCTGCTCCTCGATGAACGCGCGCTGTACCGGGCCGGGGTTGTCGAGCGTGCCGAGGCCTTCGACCGTCTTCACGCGGCGGCCGGCGAGCGCCGCGATCGGCGTGACGCACGAGAACACCGGCTTGCCGTCGACCATCACCGTGCACGCGCCGCACTGTCCGAGGCCGCAGCCGAACTTCGCGCCGTTGAGCTGCAGGTGATCGCGCAGCACGTAGAGCAGCGGCGTGGTCGGGTCGGCATCGATGTCGACGTTCTTGCCGTTCACATGGAGTCTGATCATCGAGCCTCTTTCGCGAGCTGCGCCCGCACCTTCCGCACCTCGCGCTCCAGGTTTCTCCACTCGGGCCGGTCGGTGCAAGTCGCGCGCACGTAAGCCGCGATCGCGGCGACCTGCGCGTCGGTGTA from Burkholderiales bacterium harbors:
- a CDS encoding molybdopterin cofactor-binding domain-containing protein, producing the protein MNDFVTQPLTRREFLARGGALVVSFAIAPALALAGEGPPKAPGLPGSLKTTPLLDAWIRIDADNGITVFTGKAELGQGIKTALLQVAAEELVVEPRSITLVTADTARTANEGYTAGSQSMEQSATAIMHAASQVRAILVKLASERLNVPPADLTVHLGAIRARDGRSVTYGQLVTNETLHVEAGPHSPLRDARTTRGVIGKSMQRVDIPAKVTGGLAYVQDLRLPNMVHARVVRPPSYRARLVSIANSGVEKMPGVVKVVRNGNYLAVIAEREYQAVQAMRALAKAAKWEEQATLLPPNDAYGAFQKLPAEDYVDLGGPAETAIGTGTISATYRRPYQMHGSIGPSCAVAQVENGMLTVWSHTQGAYPLRAAIAEMLRMPPERIRVIHVEGSGCYGHNAADDAGADAALLASALPGRPVRLQYMREDEHSWEPYGSMMISNARAKLDNGKVAEWHYEVWSHGHNQRPAPAGNLAPAWLIENPFAQPVPKPIPLPNGGGDRNAIPGYTFPNARVIHHFIPAMPLRVSALRALGAYHNVFALESFMDELALAASVDPVDFRLRHMDDPRARDVIAAAAERFGWGRFQKQRGRGRGFGYARYKNHASYCAIAMEVEADRESGHIRPIRVVAAIDSGEAVNPDGIRNQTEGGIIQSLSWSLCESVAFDATRIRSRDWSTYPILRFSNVPEAIDVHVITRPGSPFLGAGEAAQGPVAAALANAVADALGVRLRELPFTRARVKATVGI
- a CDS encoding (2Fe-2S)-binding protein, with amino-acid sequence MIRLHVNGKNVDIDADPTTPLLYVLRDHLQLNGAKFGCGLGQCGACTVMVDGKPVFSCVTPIAALAGRRVKTVEGLGTLDNPGPVQRAFIEEQAAQCGYCIPGMMMRAQALLESDPNPTPAEIRRHMNPNLCRCGTHMRILRAVERAAGLMKQAKGGGAK